In the genome of Aequorivita sp. H23M31, the window TCTAGAAGATTTGATTGATTTTAAATCAAGATCTCAGAATCCTCATGACTATTTAGATCTTCAGGAATTAAAAGAAATTAAAGGAGCAGAAAACGATTAAATCAATCCAGCTTTTCCGTTAGCTTTTTGAATGTTTTTTTGGGATCTTTATTCTCATATAGAATTTGGTACACGGCATCTATAATAGGAGTTTTGGCCTTTTTCTTTCCTTTTTGTTGGTTTAGGTGATAGGCGCTTTTCGTGGCGTAGTAACCTTCGGCAATCTGGCTAAGCTCTAGTTGGGCGCTTTTTACGGTATAACCTTTTCCAATCATAGTTCCAAACATTCTATTTCTACTGAAAATAGAGTATCCAGTAACCAAAAGATCTCCTAAATAGGCAGAGTCATTTATGTCCCGTTTCATTTTATGAACGCGCTTCACGTATTTCTTCATCTCACGAATTGCGTTGCTCATCAAAACGCTTTGAAAGTTGTCTCCGTAGCCCAACCCATGCGCAATACCTGCCGCCACAGCATAAATATTTTTCAACATAGCAGCGTATTCCGTGCCAAGAACGTCGTCACTGGTGGTGCACCTTATATAATCGCTTCTTAGGGCATTGGCAACGATTTCGGCCTTGGTGCTATCTGCGCTGGCAATGGTAAGGTACGAAAGCCTTTCCAGAGCCACCTCCTCGGCGTGGCAAGGACCTGAGATAATTCCAATATTATTAAAAGGAACTTTGTAAAAGGTATTAAAATGATCTCCTACAATCAGGCTTGTTTCCGGGACGATCCCTTTAATCGCAGAAAAAATCACTTTATTTTCTAATGATACCGTGAGTTTTTCGAGCTCAAGATGAAGAAATGCAGACGGAATAACAAAAATAAGGTAGTCTGCCCATGATGCCATTTCATCTATATCATTACTGAGGTATAATTGATTGAGATCAAATTCTACGGAACTTATATAATTTGGATTGTTCCCATGTTTCTTAAGGTGATCAATTGTCGAGGTGCTACGCATATACCAACCCACTTCATTTTGGTTTTCACATAACATTTTTACAATGGCTGTGGCCCAACTTCCCCCACCAAAAACGGCAAATTTGGTTTTATTTGTCATTGTAGTTTTAGATTTTTAAAATTGATCCTTGAATACTATTTTCAACCTTTAAACTTTGCATTTTTTCAAAAGTACACATTTCAACACAAAAATATTTCTTGAAAATCAATAGTATATAAGTAATTTCTCTCCCGGAATGTATGTGCTTAAGATTAAAACTGATAACGGAATTTTTCCTTCTAAGATAGTAAAGGATTAATATTATTTATAAAAATTCATTTCATCTAAATATTTCCAAACCTCTGCCGGTAGCATAGGACGGATATTCTTTCCAGACTTTATTCCTTTCCGAATAAAGGTGGAGGAGAGTTCGATAATTGGGGCATCAACCATTTTAATCTTTTCGTGGTAAATTTTCTTCCCTCCATCTGGAGAAGTATAAAATTGGGAATCAACATTCCCATTTGAGATTCTGGGATATACGTAAATCGGGTAGCGATCCAAGATAATATTATAGTTTTTCCATTTTGGAAAACTCTTTAAATTATCTTCTCCCATTATCAAACAATAAGTGTGATTAGGATATTTTTCCTCTAAATGCACCAAGGTATTTATGGTATAATTGGGCTGCGGAAGATCGAATTCAACATTACTCACCCTTAGCTTTGGGAAATCCTCCACAGCAATTCTAACCATTGCTAATCTATGGTGGTCTTCTAATAAGGTTTTTTTCTTTTTAAGGGGATTGTGTGGAGTTACCACGAACCAAACCTCATCCAAATCACTAAATTCCACCATATAATTGCCAATAATCAAATGCCCAATATGGATTGGATTGAAAGTTCCGAAGAAAAGTCCTGTTTTTTTTGGTTTCAAACTGTTATTTCTGATTTTTGGAAGTAAGGTTTTTATTCTTTTTTCTCTTCTCTCTTTCTCTTCTTTTTTTCAACTTATTCGCAGCCCTTTGTTATAAAATCAGCAACCAATGTATGTGCTTCATCCAAAGCTGTCGGTAGGTCATGGTTTTTTATAATGTAATCAAATTGGGGCGCCGTTGCCAGCTCAACGGAAGCTTTTGCGATCCGCATGTTTATACGATCGTCACTTTCGGTTTTGCGTTTTTTAAGTCGGATTTTTAATTCGTCAATGCTTGGCGGTTTTACGAAAACAGCAAGGGTTTTTTCAGGAAATTTCTTTTTTATGCGAAGGCCGCCAACTACGTCAATATCAAAAATGACATTTTTCCCATTGCTCCAAATGCGTTCTACTTCGGTTTTTAATGTTCCGTAGAAGTTATCGCGGTAGACCTCTTCCCATTCCAGGAAATCGCCATTTTTTATATGTTGCTTGAATTCCTTTAATGAAATAAAATAATAGTTTTCTCCGTCCCTTTCATCCCCACGTGCGTCGCGGGAAGTACAAGAAACGGAAAACTCTAGGTTTAGGTCTTTTTGTTTTAATAAATGTTGTACTATAGTAGTTTTTCCACTGCCCGAGGGTGCTGAGAATACTATTAATTTGCCTCCTTTAGTTGAGTTCATGTTGGTAATTTTCCTAGAGCTAATTTTGTGAAATTTCTTATCTAAAGGACATTAAGGGCTTGTTCCTTTATCTTTTCCAGTTCGTCTTTCATTTGGACCACTACTTGTTGCATTGGGGCATAATTTGCCTTGCTTCCAATGGTATTGATCTCCCTGCCAATTTCCTGGGTTATAAATCCCAATTTTTTCCCGTTGGAATCATGCGATTTTAAGGATTTCTCGAAATAATCAAGGTGATTTTTCAAGCGGACCACTTCTTCTGTAATATCATACTTTTCTAGATAATAGATCAATTCCTGTTCAAATCGATTTTCATCTACTTTCTCTTTCAAATCGGAAATAGCCTTTCTAAGACGTTCCTTAACTCCGGAAATTCGCTCAGGATCCATAACTATAACTTGCGCGAGTAATTTTGAAATAGTTTGGGTGCGGGCCAGAAAATCCTTTTCCAAGACTTTGCCTTCGTCGGTTCTATATTTGTTGATAGCTTTTAAAGCTTTCTCAACACCTTTTATAATAGCTTTATATTCCTTATCGTCCACTTCTTCGCGCTCGGTTTTTAAAGCATCTGGCATTCGAACTGCCATTTTCAACAGTTCAACGGGGTCGCCATTTACTACGTTTGCCAATTGTTCTATATATTGTTTTACAATGGCCTCATTTAGCTGTGTGGAAGTTTCTGTACCAGAAGTCTCAATATTGAGCATGAAATCTATTTTTCCCCGTTCCAAGGATTTGGCGAGCAAATCGCGAATATCAAGTTCTTTATCCCTATAAGCGGAAGGCACTCTGGTATTAAGATCGAGCGATTTGCTGTTGAGTGATTTTATTTCAATGGTAATGGTTTTGGATGGTAGTTGAACAACTTCTTTACCGTAACCGGTCATGGATTGGATCATATTCCTGATTTATTGAAGCGCAAAGGTAAGGAAATAGTCTTTAGTGAGTAGAGGGTAGAATTTAGTAAAATGACACCATCCTCCAACCCTGCAGAGAGTGCATTGGGTTATTTTGAATTTAAGAATTCTATGGTTCTTGCTTCGCTATAATATAATTCATTCGTTTTATGAAAACCCACATGACCTCCATATTTGGGAATTTCAAGATGGATATTATTCATTTTTTTAGCCAACTCCTGAGGATAGCATTCAGATGAAAGAAAACTAGAATTTTCAGCATTTAAAATATAACTGGGAATTTTAATATTTGGGAGAAATTGTAAACTGCTATTCTTTTTATAATAATCGTAAGCATCCTTAAATCCGTGGGCAGGAGCGGTGTAAACATTGTCAAATTGCAAAAGAGAAGTGATCGTTTCATATTCAGAAAGAGTCATTTTTTCAGGAAAAATCTTCATTTTGGATCTGTATTTTTTCCGAAGATTAATCAAAAATGATTTTTGGTATAACCAATTTGAAACTTTATCCAGAGATTCCAAAGAACCCTTTAAATCGAGAGGTGTTGAGATGGCTACCGCCCGCTTTATTTCCTTCGGAAATGAGTCTCGCTCTCCTAAATACTTCAGGAGTAAATTTCCTCCCAAGCTAAATCCTACCAAGGCAATTTCATCGTATTTATTTTTTTTGAGAATTAAATCGATTATAGCTTCCAAATCATCTGTTTTACCCGCGTTGTAGGAGGAATACAAAAGATTTGGCTCGCCGCTACATCCGCGAAAATTGACCGCGGCTACATCCCAATTATTTTCCACTAAAACTTTAGCTTGACCCTTGATATAAGTACGTTGCGCATTTCCTTCCAATCCATGAAGAACTATCGCAATTTTATGGGAGCGTTTTTTGGAAAAGGACCAATCGATATCCAGAAAATCTCTATCCTCTAAATACAGTCGTTCCCGTTCTTGATCCAATTGCGGGGATGGCCTTAACTTTGAAGAATAGATAGTAGAAAAATGTCCATTCCGGAATAAATATTTAGGTTTATAAGAACTTTGAATTAAAGGCATTTCCTTCGAGGAGTTTTAACAGAAACTAAATAGATTTACTATGCTTGCATAGCAAAAGTAACCTAAATTTGTATAAAAATTTAATGATGTACACCAAACAATTTGAAATCCGTTGGAGTGATGTAGATGCCAACCGCCATCTTAGAAACAGTGCCTATATCGATTATATGAGCCATACCCGTATGAGTTTTTTAATGGAAAATGGGTTAGATCAAAAGCATTTGGTCGATTTTAACTTAGGTCCTGTTGCCTTCTCAGAGAAGATGTATTATTTTCGAGAAGTCTTTCCCGGAAAGCCCGTTCGTGTATCCCTGCAGTTAAAGGGCATCTCGGAAGATGGAATGTATTTTGCCTTTCTCCATAATTTCTACGATTATAAAGGAAGAAATTTTGCACGTTGCATAATGATGGGCGGGTGGATTGATCTGGAAAGTCGAAAGTTGACAGGACTTCCTCAAGAACTTTTGGATAAATTCAACGTATTTGACAAAGCGGACGATTTTAAGATTATTTCTAAAGAGGATACCCGAAAATCGGGGATGCGCCCAAAAGATTTGGATGTAAACTAAATTTTGGTCTGTATTCCGACATTTCTTGGTTTTCTGGTCGAAAGGAATACTCCTGCAAATATTAGGCAAGCCGCGCCAATTCGAAGCGCGTTCAAAGTATCTGCTCCAACTAAAATTGCAAAGGTTGTTGCCACTAGAGGTTGCAAATAGATAAAAACTCCAACAGTGGATGGACTTAATTGTTTTAACGCGAAGATGTTAAACAAATAGGTGAAAAATGTGGTTGCTACAACCACAAAACCTATTTGTCCAAATTCTGAAAATGTAAGTTTCGACCATTCCACTTGCATTACTTCAGAATATCCGATAGGAAGGTTTATACAAAATGCGATTAAGAAGAAAAACTTAAGAAGTGTAATTGCTCTGTATTTGGCAACTAAGGGTTTTACCAAAATTAAATAGAAAGAATAAGAAATGGCATTCAAAACAAACAATAAGTTTCCTAAAGGAATATTGGGTGCGTTAATCTGGGTCTTTTCCTGAAAGAGAATAAGCGCCAGGGCTCCAGAAAGTCCGAAAAAAATTCCAAATGTTTTAATCCAAGTAATGCGTTCTCTTAGGATCAATGCCGTTAAAAGGAGTAATAGAATTGGCGTGATGGTCATGGAGACCGCACTGTTGATTGGAGTAGATAAACTTAAGCCTTTAAAAAACATCAACATATTAAGTACCATCCCAAAAACTGCACAGGCTAAAATCCGGAACCAATCGTTCCGCTCAATTTTTTCAGCTTTTGTAAATAGACTAAGGATCCAAAAGAGTATTGCGGCTCCTCCAACCCGTAAAACGATAAAACCGAAAGGCTGAATTACGTGCGGCATTAAGCCTTTGGCCACCGTATGGTTAATGCCATAAATGGTTTCCGTGGCCGTGGCTGCAAGAAGCGCAATAAACCGCTTATCCATTATTTATGGATAGAACTTTTAGCAGCGTCCACGGTTTTTGGGCTACTTCCTATAAAGATTTTCCCATTATTTACGATAATAGGACGTTTGAGGAAGGTATAATGTTCAAGGATTAGGTTTTTAAAATCTTCCTCAGATAAATTTTTATCCTTTAGATTGCGTTCTTTATACAGTTTTGCTCTTCTGCTAAAAAGGGATTCATAATCGCCAGCAAGATTCATAAGCTTTTCAAGTTCTTCGGGGGTAATCTTATTCTCTTTGATGTCCTTTTTTATAAACGTGGAAGGAATTTCAACTTCTTGCATTACGCGCTTGCAGGTGTCACAAGTGGATAAGTAATATACTGTTTGCATTTAGAAAAATATTTTGAATCAATTAATCTTCAATGATTTTCAGATAAGGTTTTGCTTCTTTTAGCGATATCTTGAGTTCGATGGGCCCCTCGGCATAGCTCGCAATATCGTATTGGTTGTAAACAAAAATAAGACTATCCTGTGTAAATCCCACGGTGTTTGGAAGATGGAAGGAGTCGTTTTCAAACCAGAATCCAGGATCATTAATGGATTCATCTTGAGCTATTTTTTGCTGCTCTCGAAATTTCTTTTCCGCGAAAACCGTAAAACCCTTTTTATTTTTAAACAATTCGTTGGCGGTAAGTTCTTCTCCAGAATCGGGGTCTATGTTTAAGAATGAAGTTGTCCCATAGCCGTGAGCTCCGCCAGTATATAAATATTGGCGCAGTTCTAGGCATATATGTTTGGGGGAATTGTAGATTTCATTCACGGAAATTTCTGCGAAATAATCTGCGGCCATATCTGGAAAACGGGCTCTATCAGCATTAAAGGATTCGATAAAAGTAGTTGCTGCTTCCTCAATGGTTTTAGCTTTCTCTTTTTCATCTTCCGCCATGGACAGGGAAGAAATAATGAAACTGGTTATTTTTTCATTTATTTTCTCGGCTACGTTTCCATTTCCAGAGGCTTTTAAATAGTTAATAGTAACTTCCGGGCACTTGGCATTATTGCAGATTTTCAAATCGCCTTCAGTTAGACTTTCAGCGTTAAGTTGAATGCTTTTTTCCTTATTACATGCCGTTACCAGCAATCCTATCAAGATCAGGGTTATAATTTTGTTGTTCATAAATTAGCGGAAATGTGTGGTTAAGAATGACAAAAAAGGGAGTGGTGAATTTCCATTTTCAAAAGTAATAACTTTGTTATCAGCGATTGTGAAAGTTATATTAAATAGTAAAAGACGGGATAGTTTGGTTAAATTTCAGGATTAACTATAAAAATTAGTAATTACCTCTTAAAATAAATATTGGCAACAGATGAAATTTAATACTAAAGTAATACACGGAGGTCAAGAAAAGGTAGATCCAGCCTATGGCGCTGTAATGCAACCAATTTACCAAACCACAACTTATTCCCAAACAGCACCGGGGTCCAATAATGGTTTTGAATATTCCCGGACCGGAAATCCAACACGTGACGCTTTGGAAAGAGCTTTTGCCAGTCTTGAAAACGGTAATTTTGGCCTTGCTTTTGGAAGCGGAATGGCTGCGATTGATGCAGTGATGAAACTTTTGAGGCCAGGTGATGAAGTAATTTCTACCAATGATCTTTATGGAGGCACTTATCGACTTTTTAAGAGGATTTTTGAAGGCTTTGGTATCAAGTTTCACTTTATAGGGATGGGAAAAATGGATGAAGTTGAGACTTACATAAATAATAAAACCAAGCTGATTTGGGTAGAAACGCCGACCAATCCTATGATGAACATCATCGATTTAAAATCGATGGCACTTAGTGCAAACAAACATCACGTTCTTTTGGCGGTGGATAATACCTTTGCTTCGCCATACTTACAACAACCACTAGATTTGGGGGCAGATATTGTAATGCACAGTGCAACAAAATATTTGGGAGGCCACAGTGATGTGGTAATGGGTGCCTTGGTAGTTAAGGACAAAGAACTCGCAGAGAAACTTTATTTTATACAAAATTCCAGTGGCGCCATCTGTGGTCCACAAGATTGTTTTCTGGTTTTGCGAGGACTAAAGACTCTTCATGTTAGGATGCAACGTCATTGCGAAAACGCAAGGGCAATTGCAGAATATTTGTCCAATCATCCTAAAATTCAGAAAGTTTATTGGCCTGGTTTTAGAAATCATCCTAACCATGCGATAGCCAAGGAACAAATGAAGGATTTTGGTGGAATGATTTCCTTTGTTCCAAAAATGAGTACTGTGGAAGAAGCAATACGGATTGTTCAAAATCTGCGCATATTCACTTTGGCTGAAAGTTTAGGAGGCGTGGAAAGTCTTGCTGGGCATCCAGCGACAATGACTCATGCGAGTATTCCAAAGAAGGAACGGGAAAAACTGGGAATTGTAGATTCTTTGATCCGATTGAGTGTGGGAATCGAAGACGTGGAGGATTTGATTGCAGACCTAAAACAGGCATTGGGATAATTAAACAACAACTATCTAAATTACTATTTTTATAGCTGTTAAATAGAATTTAATAACGAGCAAAGAGATAAATCTTGTCTAATTCAGGTAAAATATATAACCAAGATTTAACCAATAAACCCAATCGTTTGCCTTGTTCTCCGGTACTGGCCTTGTTCCATTATTTTCAAGACTTGGGTTAAGTCCATCCATATAATCCGAGAAATAATAGATCCAACGGCTGTCAAGCATCAAATCGCTAGAGGAATTGAGTTTATATCGAATACCCACACTGCCGAGAACTGCCCAGGTTGAACCGGGATCTTGTTGAAAGGCATTCATATATTTCAATGGGGTAGAATAGGGACTATTTAACTTGCCACGAGAAGAAGTAACTTCCGGATCGAAATTTACCCAGTGGACACCAAAGCTTACAAAAGGTGCAATTTTATATCCACCGGCAGCAAAATCCCGAATGCTAAAGGGGAAATATTCTAACTGCGAACCTAGCTCAATAACTGTTGTGGAACCGCTCATTGCCCGCAACTGCTTGGCCATTAGTGAGGTTTTTTCTGGTCTTACCCATTCTCCATAATGTTCAAAGTTTGTTTTATGGTAATTAAGTTCATTGCGCACCTTAAAGTGATCGTTAAAATAAGTATCGCTAGTGTAGCAATTACAATCTGCTCTATATGAAAAGTTCAAATAATGAACAAGCCCAACTCCAAATCCAACATTTTTTGTATTGGTTTCAAAATTGTTTCGCTGCCCGAAATCGGAATAAAACACTACCGGTCCGGTGATTACACCTATTTCTTGAGAAAAGCCGAATTGAGCAATGGCTTTCTGTTTTCCTCCAAAGACTAATATTAAAAACACCACTAGCAGTATTCTGGTATTCATTAGGAAAAACAGGTTTAGGTTAATGTTAACAAATATAAAAAAACATCATAAACAAAAGAGTAATTTTCGTTCTATTAATCAAATCTTTATGTTTTAACATAAAGCCCATAATAACTGCCAAAATTCAGGTCCCAGGCATCGCGGTAAAAAATAGTAATTCTCAACCAATTTCTATGATAACTATGGAAAGAGGAATCAAGAGAAGATGGATTAAAAAATGGGATTATTCTTCGGAATTATGTGTTGAAAATATTTCTATAAAATTGAAATTTTTTAAAATCAATTCGCATTGGGAATTTATTTATGCCCATCAATTCTGCAATAAATACTATTTTAGCGTGTTTATAAATCAAAACTATTTCTATGAAGCGAGTGGTCGCTCTTTTACTTGCTTTGCTCCCTTTTTCTGGTATAGCACAAAATTATCAGGATCGTTGGGTTGGGCACTTCTCTTATGTTTCTATTAAAGATATTTCCAAAGGAGATAACAAATTATATGTGGCAGCAGAAAATGCTGTATTTACCTATGACCTTGCTTCAGGTAACCTAAAGACGATTTCCACCATAAACGGGCTTTCCGGAGAATTTATCACTGCTATCCATTATAGTCAGGAATACGGGTTGTTGGTAATTGGTTATGAAAACGGTCTTATTGATATAGTTAAAAAGGGAAAAGAGAATGTGATAAAAGTTGTTGACATAAAGGAAAAACAAACCATTCCCCCAGACCGCAAACGGATCAACAATTTTAATGAGCACAACGGCAATCTGTATATTGCGACCAAATATGGAATTTCTGTGTATAATCTGGCAAGGCTTGAATTTGGAGATACTTATTTTATAGGAAATGGGGGGAGCCAAATTAATGTAGTTCAGACCACTGTTCAAGACCCTTATATTTTTGCTGCAAGTGAACAGGATGGAATGTTGCGCGCTCGAGTAGCTGACGATAACTTAATTGATTTTCGTAATTGGTCCACAATTATAAATGGAGGATTTAAAGCTTTGGAGAATCTGGGAGGTGAGCTTTATACTGCGAATAGCTCCAATACGGTATTACGGTTTACGCCATTTGGGGATGTTACGAACATGCAAAGTTTTTCCAGCAACATTCAAAGCTTTAGGAAATCTGATGATTTACTTACCATTACCACAACAAATTCGCTACAGGTTTATTCTCCCGGATTTCTTATTGAAGATCAAATTAGAAATGTACAGGGATATGATTTAAACCTATTTTCGGGATTTGCAATTGGAAGAAATGCCTATTTAGGAACCCAAGAAGATGGACTTTTAATTGTTCCTTTCGGCAGTACGCTACCAAATCAAGTTCTGCCAAATGGCCCTATCCGGAATAGTCCTTTTGCGATGGATACTTCTGCAGGAGAATTATGGGTAAGTTTTGGAGAAACCACGGTTAATTTTAATCCATATCCACTTTCGCGATATGGGGTAAGTCATTTAAGAGATACCGTTTGGAATAACATTTCTTATAAGGAACTGAGTACGGCTGTAAATGCAGAACCTACTGATTTAATGAAAGTAACTATCAATCCAGATAATCCTAAAGAAGTTTTTATGAGCTCTTTTCAAAAGGGACTACTTAAGCTTGTGGATGAGGAACCTGTGATTCTTTATGACGAAACCAATAGTCCTTTGGAGAGAGTTCAGATTGTAACTAACCAGGGAACAGCCGATGCGGGAATTAGAATATTCGGGTCGGATTTTGACAGTCAAGGCAACCTGTGGTTTGTGCAAAGTAAAACGGATAAAGGTTTGATAAAGCTTTCTCCAGGTGGACAGTTTCAAAAAATTGATTTGACCAATATTTTACCAAACCCTTTGGGAGAATTGGCCCTGACTAAATTGGTAATATCGCGGGAAAATTATATATTTTTTGGGTCTTACTTTAATGGGGTAATGGGCTATAATCCCCAGACGAGAGCAATGAACAAGATAAGTGAGAACGCTGGAAACGGAAATCTTCCCTCCGCAAATGTGCGGGCCCTGGCCCTCGATGCGCAAAACAGGTTATGGATAGGCACCTTGACTGGACTAAGAGTACTCTACAGTCCCTCTAGTTTTTTTCAAGACGGTAGTCGACCTGAATCACAACCCATAATTATACTGGAGGATGGGGTGGCGCAGGAACTTTTATACCAACAATCTATAACAGATATTGAAGTGGATGGCTCCAATAATAAATGGATTTCTACAGCTACCTCTGGAGTTTTTTATCTCTCTGCCGATGGGCAAGAAACGATTTTAAGATTCACCAAGGATAATTCGCCTTTGCCTACCAATAATGTTCAGGATATCGCTATTGATCCCTTCACGGGTATTGTTTACTTCGCTACCACCCAAGGTCTTGTAGCTTATAAAGGGACCGCGACTACGCCGCGAGATAATTTGGGAGACCTTCATGCTTTTCCAAATCCAGTGCGTCCAGGTTTTTCTGGAGACGTAACTATTGATGGCCTAACCGCTCGTGCTAACGTTAAGATTACCGATATAACAGGGAATCTTGTTTTTGAAACCACTTCAAAAGGGGGAAGCGTGCTTTGGGATACCACCGCCTTTGGAAAATACAAAGTTCGTTCTGGAGTTTATCTGATTTTAGTTACAACAGATGATTTTGTCGAAACGAAGGTTTCGAAAATTATGATAATACGATAATGATCGTAAAGACTAAAGCCATCGTTTTTTCGGCCATCAAATACTCTGAGGCCGATCTTATTGCTTGCTGCTATACAGAAAGCGATGGTGTAAAATCTTATTTACTGCGGAACATTCTCAAATCTAAAAAGTCCGGTTTAAAAGCTTCCTATTTTCAACCTTTGACACAACTGGATATAATCGCTAACCATAAGGATAAGGGTACACTTGAATATATTAGGGAAGCCAAAGTTTCTATTCCTTATGTTAGCTTACATACGAATATTGTAAAATCTAGTTTGGTTATGTTCTTGGCAGAAATGCTCAAAAACTGCATTCGCGAGGAGGAAGCAAATCCAATGCTTTTCGGCTTTTTGGAAGATTCTTTATCTTGGCTGGATCAAAATGATGGCGTGGCGAATTTTCATATTTATTTTTTACTTCGCATAAGCCATTTTATTGGTTTC includes:
- the recO gene encoding DNA repair protein RecO; translated protein: MIVKTKAIVFSAIKYSEADLIACCYTESDGVKSYLLRNILKSKKSGLKASYFQPLTQLDIIANHKDKGTLEYIREAKVSIPYVSLHTNIVKSSLVMFLAEMLKNCIREEEANPMLFGFLEDSLSWLDQNDGVANFHIYFLLRISHFIGFYPDASNMNLDYFNILEGNFQDSKTTEYCLQGETVEDLKRFFNSSLYDMGSIKLSKTSRSSLLELLLSYYKLHIQGYQRPKSLSVINQIFV
- a CDS encoding THC0290_0291 family protein produces the protein MNTRILLVVFLILVFGGKQKAIAQFGFSQEIGVITGPVVFYSDFGQRNNFETNTKNVGFGVGLVHYLNFSYRADCNCYTSDTYFNDHFKVRNELNYHKTNFEHYGEWVRPEKTSLMAKQLRAMSGSTTVIELGSQLEYFPFSIRDFAAGGYKIAPFVSFGVHWVNFDPEVTSSRGKLNSPYSTPLKYMNAFQQDPGSTWAVLGSVGIRYKLNSSSDLMLDSRWIYYFSDYMDGLNPSLENNGTRPVPENKANDWVYWLNLGYIFYLN
- the porZ gene encoding type IX secretion system anionic LPS delivery protein PorZ codes for the protein MKRVVALLLALLPFSGIAQNYQDRWVGHFSYVSIKDISKGDNKLYVAAENAVFTYDLASGNLKTISTINGLSGEFITAIHYSQEYGLLVIGYENGLIDIVKKGKENVIKVVDIKEKQTIPPDRKRINNFNEHNGNLYIATKYGISVYNLARLEFGDTYFIGNGGSQINVVQTTVQDPYIFAASEQDGMLRARVADDNLIDFRNWSTIINGGFKALENLGGELYTANSSNTVLRFTPFGDVTNMQSFSSNIQSFRKSDDLLTITTTNSLQVYSPGFLIEDQIRNVQGYDLNLFSGFAIGRNAYLGTQEDGLLIVPFGSTLPNQVLPNGPIRNSPFAMDTSAGELWVSFGETTVNFNPYPLSRYGVSHLRDTVWNNISYKELSTAVNAEPTDLMKVTINPDNPKEVFMSSFQKGLLKLVDEEPVILYDETNSPLERVQIVTNQGTADAGIRIFGSDFDSQGNLWFVQSKTDKGLIKLSPGGQFQKIDLTNILPNPLGELALTKLVISRENYIFFGSYFNGVMGYNPQTRAMNKISENAGNGNLPSANVRALALDAQNRLWIGTLTGLRVLYSPSSFFQDGSRPESQPIIILEDGVAQELLYQQSITDIEVDGSNNKWISTATSGVFYLSADGQETILRFTKDNSPLPTNNVQDIAIDPFTGIVYFATTQGLVAYKGTATTPRDNLGDLHAFPNPVRPGFSGDVTIDGLTARANVKITDITGNLVFETTSKGGSVLWDTTAFGKYKVRSGVYLILVTTDDFVETKVSKIMIIR